Proteins found in one Methylobacter sp. S3L5C genomic segment:
- a CDS encoding recombinase family protein: MNQKIGYARVSTDDQHFYLQNDALKIAGCDVIYEEKASGKNTERLELE; encoded by the coding sequence ATGAATCAAAAGATTGGTTACGCCAGAGTATCGACCGATGATCAACATTTTTACCTCCAAAACGATGCCTTAAAAATAGCCGGCTGTGATGTTATTTACGAAGAAAAAGCCAGTGGCAAAAATACGGAACGGCTTGAACTTGAGTAA